A stretch of Tripterygium wilfordii isolate XIE 37 chromosome 11, ASM1340144v1, whole genome shotgun sequence DNA encodes these proteins:
- the LOC120009791 gene encoding protein TOC75-4, chloroplastic-like, with protein sequence MTFLQANITHDNTKFVNGAVVGERNVFQVDQGLGIGTKFPFFNRHQLTLTRFFQLMQVEKGAGKPQPPVLVVHGRYGGCVGDLSSYDASTLGGPYSVRGYSMGELGASRNIIELGAEIRIPVRNTHVYAFVEHGNDLGTSKDVEGNPTEVYGRMGHGSSYGFGAKLGLVRAE encoded by the exons ATGACATTTTTACAAGCAAACATCACACATGACAATACTAAGTTTGTAAATGGAGCTGTAGTTGGCGAAAGGAATGTGTTCCAG GTTGACCAAGGTCTTGGCATTGGTACTAAGTTCCCGTTCTTTAACAGACACCAGTTAACACTGACCAGATTTTTCCAATTGATGCAAGTGGAGAAAGGTGCTGGTAAACCACAACCACCTGTGTTAGTTGTTCATGGCCGCTATGGAGGTTGTGTGGGAGACCTTTCAAGTTATGATGCTTCCACCCTTGGGGGACCTTATTCTGTGAGGGGTTACAGTATGGGCGAGCTAGGTGCCTCAAGAAATATCATTGAG CTTGGAGCTGAGATACGGATACCTGTGAGGAATACTCATGTATATGCATTTGTAGAACATGGAAATGATCTAGGAACTTCTAAGGACGTTGAAGGGAATCCAACGGAGGTCTACGGGCGAATGGGTCATGGTTCATCATATGGTTTTGGTGCCAAGCTTGGCCTAGTGCGAGCAGAGTAG